A single window of Thalassomonas viridans DNA harbors:
- a CDS encoding CARDB domain-containing protein, translating to MMYSNKLRPLSTLLQGGGQQVSLTSLLPINYSAKLNKKLKMVSLLLAAAAVSQSAMAATLGQGTTVSPSGDVYDLTPTFEWNAIPGAVYYRLSIQKTSGGYAILPEPLPSSTSHTDSQSLTAGQCYNWWIRGERKIGDYGPWSAVKTFCVKEPLPDVVVRDINWSPVSPEPGETVTFSATLENYGTADTPSGVAVGTGLQVGGSYVGAFFVRNDNGQTTSLAAGEEYVGSFSGTWPASSGTWPASSGSYAVKAVADDINRFTESNDNNNSLTGNIEVVANDACHMVVEPADFGSGGNLNMDPAINTFLNSASCSRVSLRLKPGNYLFDEAIDFRGNLSGGKPDISFEFDQGDYHFSHELMFSYFNTAAQDVVIKGAGKEHTWLKFCLTGTTCSSDGWGMLHFRQNPEGIVISDLSIEGKKHSTTSWAFDGAIMLSLDGTLAKDVSIEDVRVKGAEYGIFAKHSQNLSIRHSRIEDSHIGVYLHNGDHHNVLIYDNVITNDSQTSGGRYGIFSTTAMLDSAIVKNNISNLSERGIYPGPGSQRLWIHNNSVDKAGLGGNGAGININKEDLVDILVSKNSISNIGGGVTQSGLGSLPISDSDEDKYTQNSTSVSSTTIWPNRQWNGYGISTSGAVSGGVALVDNDITGAASHGIKVNPGAENVLIYKNQVENSGVNGLSIVPGYAYGGQFGYTGQGGISDVWVQDNSFNSSGRAGIEILSRGTPLFAVPASCEDETNCTMSQTSYGVCSQVGGNPCVDLYSTTNCGDNCYLPTWQDFQVDLHANTTKDNDIANMIINPQRVVGSSVNLYYAISGMAASHMDSNHSDNYHLYPSGHIGQNSIPSGCLSHSSTGTVSRSDNTAVSKYNTLVNKIDGLSFLLYDESSKSWQPIGLDDESRFVFERIDFGISAPGC from the coding sequence ATGATGTATAGCAATAAGTTACGCCCGCTATCAACACTATTGCAAGGCGGTGGACAACAAGTCTCACTCACTTCTTTATTACCAATCAATTACTCGGCTAAGCTTAATAAAAAATTAAAAATGGTATCCCTGCTATTGGCCGCAGCTGCTGTCTCTCAAAGCGCTATGGCCGCCACTTTAGGGCAGGGGACGACGGTTTCTCCGTCGGGAGACGTGTACGATCTGACCCCGACTTTTGAGTGGAATGCCATTCCCGGGGCGGTTTATTACCGTCTGAGTATTCAAAAAACAAGTGGCGGCTATGCCATTTTACCGGAACCTTTGCCGTCGTCGACGTCCCATACCGATAGTCAGAGCCTGACCGCCGGGCAATGTTACAACTGGTGGATCCGCGGCGAGCGGAAAATCGGCGATTACGGTCCCTGGTCGGCAGTAAAAACGTTTTGTGTGAAAGAGCCGTTGCCGGATGTTGTGGTAAGGGACATTAACTGGAGCCCGGTTTCTCCCGAGCCGGGGGAGACGGTGACTTTCTCCGCTACCCTGGAAAATTACGGTACTGCCGACACGCCAAGCGGAGTTGCCGTAGGAACGGGATTGCAGGTAGGCGGCAGTTATGTCGGCGCTTTTTTTGTCCGTAACGATAACGGCCAAACTACTTCGCTGGCGGCAGGTGAGGAATATGTCGGCAGTTTCAGCGGCACCTGGCCGGCAAGCAGCGGCACCTGGCCGGCAAGCAGCGGCAGTTATGCGGTTAAGGCGGTAGCGGATGATATTAACCGTTTCACCGAGAGCAATGACAATAACAACAGTCTGACTGGCAATATTGAGGTGGTGGCCAATGATGCCTGCCATATGGTGGTAGAGCCGGCGGACTTTGGCAGCGGCGGCAACCTGAATATGGATCCCGCCATCAATACGTTTTTAAACAGCGCCTCTTGCAGCAGGGTTAGTCTACGGCTTAAACCGGGCAATTATCTTTTTGATGAAGCGATTGATTTTAGGGGCAACCTCAGCGGCGGCAAGCCGGATATCAGCTTTGAATTTGACCAGGGGGATTACCATTTCAGCCATGAACTTATGTTCAGCTATTTTAACACCGCCGCCCAGGATGTGGTGATTAAAGGGGCGGGTAAGGAGCATACCTGGCTTAAGTTCTGCCTGACCGGAACGACCTGTAGCTCTGACGGCTGGGGTATGCTGCACTTCAGGCAAAATCCCGAAGGCATAGTTATCAGTGACTTGAGCATAGAAGGGAAAAAACACTCGACCACAAGCTGGGCCTTTGACGGCGCGATTATGCTGAGCCTTGACGGCACCCTGGCCAAAGATGTTTCGATTGAGGATGTGCGTGTTAAAGGAGCGGAGTACGGTATTTTTGCCAAGCATTCGCAAAACCTGAGTATCCGGCACTCCCGTATTGAAGACAGCCATATTGGCGTATATCTGCATAACGGCGACCACCATAATGTCCTGATTTACGATAATGTTATCACCAACGATTCGCAAACCTCCGGTGGCCGCTACGGTATTTTCTCTACTACGGCCATGCTGGACTCGGCGATAGTGAAAAACAACATCAGTAACCTGAGCGAACGGGGGATTTATCCGGGGCCGGGTTCGCAGCGTTTGTGGATTCATAACAACAGCGTAGACAAAGCCGGTTTGGGAGGCAACGGCGCCGGGATCAACATCAACAAGGAAGACTTGGTTGATATTCTGGTGAGTAAAAACAGCATCAGCAATATCGGCGGCGGGGTTACCCAGTCGGGCCTTGGCAGCTTGCCGATTTCCGATAGTGATGAAGATAAATACACCCAAAATTCAACCTCCGTCAGCTCAACCACCATTTGGCCGAACCGCCAGTGGAACGGTTATGGTATTTCCACCTCGGGTGCTGTCTCAGGCGGTGTCGCTTTAGTGGATAATGACATTACCGGCGCGGCTTCCCACGGCATCAAGGTTAATCCCGGGGCTGAAAATGTGCTGATCTATAAAAATCAGGTTGAAAACAGCGGCGTGAACGGTTTAAGCATAGTGCCGGGCTATGCCTACGGCGGACAGTTCGGCTATACCGGGCAGGGCGGCATTTCTGATGTTTGGGTGCAGGATAACAGCTTTAACAGCAGTGGCCGGGCGGGCATAGAAATTTTGTCGCGGGGGACGCCGTTATTTGCGGTGCCTGCAAGCTGTGAAGACGAAACTAACTGTACCATGTCGCAGACAAGCTACGGCGTTTGTTCACAAGTGGGCGGTAATCCTTGCGTTGACCTATACAGCACCACCAATTGCGGCGATAACTGCTATTTGCCCACCTGGCAGGACTTCCAGGTTGACCTGCATGCCAACACCACCAAAGATAACGATATCGCCAATATGATCATCAATCCGCAGCGGGTCGTCGGTTCAAGCGTGAATCTGTACTATGCCATTTCCGGCATGGCAGCCAGCCATATGGACAGCAATCACAGTGATAATTATCACCTGTATCCCAGCGGACACATCGGGCAAAACTCTATACCGAGTGGTTGTTTGAGCCACAGCTCGACCGGGACTGTCAGCCGCTCGGATAATACTGCGGTAAGCAAGTACAACACCTTGGTTAACAAGATCGATGGCTTGTCATTCTTGCTTTATGACGAAAGTAGCAAAAGCTGGCAGCCTATCGGTTTAGATGATGAGAGCCGGTTCGTGTTTGAACGTATTGATTTCGGGATTTCAGCGCCGGGCTGTTAA
- a CDS encoding DMP19 family protein, translating to MSEKVPCTECGVAVLPSTAERTGGLCMPCKNGTRKNIEQSKEYYKRERELDKTCPFRALWRGLVDKVYKQEGGFAALSEDEKLYYSVNALGGEVYNGGFVQYFDNSSGETYRYAELGLVRLGATSSLKLLRKAKEELLGSGSVPKDQAERWAAIKKHSDEPDLDGLDTEFYKDPDQLDKKLESFAVEVGLVKNA from the coding sequence ATGAGTGAGAAAGTACCATGCACCGAATGCGGAGTGGCAGTATTACCAAGTACTGCTGAGCGTACTGGTGGATTATGTATGCCTTGTAAAAATGGCACTCGTAAGAACATTGAACAATCTAAAGAGTATTACAAAAGGGAACGAGAGCTAGATAAAACCTGCCCCTTCCGTGCGTTGTGGAGGGGGCTTGTCGATAAAGTCTATAAACAAGAAGGTGGTTTTGCAGCGCTGTCCGAAGATGAAAAGCTGTATTACTCAGTTAATGCTCTCGGTGGTGAAGTTTATAACGGTGGTTTTGTTCAGTACTTCGATAACTCATCGGGTGAGACCTATCGTTACGCAGAGCTTGGGCTAGTTCGTTTGGGCGCAACAAGCTCTCTAAAACTGCTGCGCAAAGCCAAAGAAGAGCTTCTCGGGTCAGGCTCTGTTCCTAAAGACCAAGCTGAACGCTGGGCCGCAATAAAAAAGCACAGCGATGAGCCAGACTTAGATGGCCTGGATACAGAGTTTTACAAAGATCCAGATCAACTTGATAAAAAGTTGGAGAGCTTTGCAGTCGAAGTTGGGCTGGTAAAAAATGCATAA